In Oreochromis niloticus isolate F11D_XX linkage group LG18, O_niloticus_UMD_NMBU, whole genome shotgun sequence, one genomic interval encodes:
- the LOC102083232 gene encoding uncharacterized protein LOC102083232, which yields MAMSTNNMTRNIQATNVPRRTKRVALLINNMHFYDPALTRHGADKDEQGMVNLLHTLGYEVDRHRNLPAQKMDEALKSFARRPTLPLTDSVFVVVMSHGGMGTICGTGSHRIEIDRIYERLNSRNCPALKDKPKIVIIQASRGVLIPGRPPVPIDNMRARSVNQAARLHTEKDFITLHCSAPHMAAYKHPAYGSFFIQSIAEVFNTRCVQDPIDELFKKVMQRFHVSGMQQLMPSVELHTLTKPFYLLPGNTQVPTRPEDPRGRPDALRAEPAGVRWVRSELKKYCCQLTIDMNTVNRKLKPSHHNRKVEYVSEPQRYPDHPDRFDRAQLLCRDGLTGRGYWEVEWTGEVYIAVSYRGIRRKGDSNETLFGWNHQSWSLYCSDKYTVWHDGKETALSSCSYSSSSLSDSGRAAVYVDCHAGTVSFLRVSSDTLTHLHTFKTKFTEPVYAGFRVFTASSVRLC from the exons ATGGCGATGAGCACCAACAACATGACCAGAAACATCCAGGCTACAAATGTGCCCCGACGGACGAAGCGTGTCGCCCTGCTGATCAACAACATGCATTTTTACGATCCGGCATTAACCAGACACGGGGCTGACAAAGATGAGCAGGGCATGGTCAACCTGCTCCACACTCTGGGATACGAGGTGGACAGACATCGGAACCTACCTGCACAG AAAATGGACGAAGCTCTGAAAAGCTTTGCCAGACGTCCGACACTGCCCCTCACAGACAGCGTGTTTGTTGTTGTCATGTCCCACGGAGGCATGGGAACTATCTGTGGAACGGGCAGCCACAGGATTGAAATTGACAGAATTTATGAGCGCTTAAACTCTAGAAACTGTCCCGCGCTGAAGGACAAACCGAAGATCGTCATCATTCAGGCATCCAGAGGAG TGCTCATACCTGGAAGACCGCCTGTGCCCATAGATAACATGAGAGCTCGATCAGTAAATCAAGCTGCTCGGCTGCACACAGAAAAGGATTTCATCACTCTTCATTGCAGCGCACCTC acaTGGCTGCATACAAACATCCAGCGTACGGCTCCTTCTTCATCCAAAGTATCGCTGAGGTGTTCAACACTCGGTGCGTCCAGGATCCCATCGATGAACTCTTCAAAAAA GTCATGCAGCGCTTCCATGTGTCAGGCATGCAGCAGCTGATGCCGAGCGTGGAATTGCACACCCTGACGAAGCCCTTCTACCTGCTTCCAG GAAACACGCAGGTGCCTACACGACCTGAGGATCCACGTGGGAGACCGGACGCTCTCAG ggcgGAGCCTGCCGGAGTCCGATGGGTGAGGtcagagctgaagaagt ATTGCTGTCAGCTCACCATCGACATGAACACGGTGAACAGGAAACTCAAACCGTCCCACCATAACAGGAAGGTGGAGTATGTGTCGGAGCCTCAGCGGTATCCCGATCATCCCGACAGATTCGACCGGGCTCAGCTGCTGTGCAGAGACGGGCTGACGGGTCGCGggtactgggaggtggagtggacCGGCGAGGTTTACATAGCGGTGAGTTACAGAGggatcagaaggaaaggagacagCAACGAGACCCTGTTCGGGTGGAACCACCAGTCGTGGAGTCTGTACTGCTCCGATAAATACACCGTCTGGCACGACGGCAAAGAAACGGCGCTCTCCTCATGCTcctactcctcctcctccctgtcCGACTCTGGTAGGGCAGCAGTGTACGTGGACTGTCATGCTGGCACTGTGTCCTTCCTCAgggtctcctctgacactctgacccacctccacaccttcaagaCCAAATTCACTGAGCCCGTGTATGCTGGGTTCAGAGTCTTCACTGCGTCCTCAGTGCGTCTGTGCTGA
- the LOC102083149 gene encoding zinc finger protein 664, translating into MEPVPAAPAEEFAGIQVKTEPEGDVEIRSYPILRKLSVKLSDCRVWLEGRDFLSLGDHPELSERRQRQQQATNTGRKMVYCHECNKGFYKKSHLEAHLRVHRGQKPNECWQCGKTYPTLMSLVVHQQVHDRTAPYQCSYCDKTFALKRDWKTHHRTHSGTKPFKCWFCGDGFGEQDELNEHLELHSGEKCYHCTVCDKMFISYQGFNFHRKSHKSRKLLPCPKCNKTFSNPQSLKLHQVTHSNRKPHKCPTCGKAFKLLSGMRCHQRTHEDLKAYHCTECGKCFSSLQGLKLHDRTHTGLKPYKCSECGKRFTQSPHLKAHMVTHTGERPFLCTTCGKRFTQSSHLRSHITLFHVGEKPFTCDDCGKSFTIAHYLKVHRRTHTKEKLYQCSYCQKSFSYHNSWRAHERIHTGERPFTCQDCGQSFITSGSLVSHQRSKHTGEKSHYCITCGEFFFTSSMLRVHQLDHTGERPHVCSCGKTFKTRGVLRYHLKRFTDHRPAE; encoded by the exons ATGGAGCCCGTCCCCGCTGCACCG GCTGAGGAGTTCGCCGGCATTCAGGTGAAAACGGAGCCGGAGGGCGACGTGGAGATCCGCTCGTACCCGATCCTCAGGAAGTTGTCGGTCAAGCTGAGTGACTGCAGGGTGTGGCTGGAGGGGCGGGACTTCCTGTCTTTGG GTGATCACCCCGAGCTCAGCGAACGGAGACAGCGGCAGCAGCAGGCCACCAACACAGGCAGGAAGATGGTGTACTGTCACGAGTGTAACAAGGGCTTCTACAAGAAGTCCCACCTGGAGGCTCACCTGCGGGTCCACCGGGGCCAGAAGCCCAACGAGTGCTGGCAGTGCGGCAAGACTTACCCGACCCTGATGAGCCTGGTTGTCCATCAGCAGGTCCACGACCGCACGGCGCCCTACCAGTGCTCCTACTGCGACAAGACCTTCGCTCTGAAGAGGGACTGGAAGACCCACCACCGGACCCACTCGGGCACCAAACCCTTCAAGTGCTGGTTCTGTGGGGATGGCTTTGGCGAGCAGGACGAGCTAAACGAGCACCTGGAGCTGCACAGCGGTGAGAAGTGCTACCACTGCACCGTCTGTGATAAGATGTTCATATCCTACCAGGGCTTCAACTTCCACCGCAAGTCCCACAAGAGCCGGAAGCTGCTGCCATGCCCCAAGTGCAACAAGACCTTCAGCAACCCTCAGAGCCTGAAGCTGCACCAGGTGACGCACTCCAACAGGAAACCGCACAAGTGCCCCACCTGCGGCAAAGCCTTCAAGCTGCTGAGCGGCATGCGCTGCCACCAGCGCACCCACGAGGATCTGAAGGCCTACCACTGCACCGAGTGCGGCAAGTGCTTCTCCAGCCTGCAGGGCTTGAAGCTGCACGACCGCACGCACACCGGACTCAAGCCCTACAAGTGCTCTGAGTGTGGCAAGAGGTTCACGCAGTCGCCCCATCTCAAGGCGCACATGGTGACCCACACCGGCGAGCGGCCCTTCCTCTGCACCACCTGTGGGAAACGGTTCACGCAGTCATCCCACCTGAGGTCCCACATCACGCTGTTCCACGTGGGCGAGAAGCCGTTCACTTGCGATGACTGCGGCAAGAGCTTCACCATCGCTCACTACCTGAAGGTGCACCGGCGCACGCACACCAAGGAGAAGTTGTACCAGTGCTCGTACTGCCAGAAGTCCTTCTCTTACCACAACTCATGGAGGGCGCACGAGAGGATTCACACCGGCGAGCGGCCCTTCACCTGCCAGGACTGCGGCCAGAGCTTCATCACGTCTGGCTCGCTGGTCAGCCACCAGCGCTCCAAGCACACTGGCGAGAAAAGCCACTACTGCATCACCTGCGGCGAGTTCTTTTTCACCAGCTCCATGCTGCGTGTCCATCAGCTCGACCACACCGGCGAGCGCCCGCACGTCTGCAGCTGCGGCAAGACCTTCAAGACCCGAGGTGTTCTGCGCTACCACCTAAAGAGGTTCACCGACCACCGGCCCGCTGAGTGA